The sequence ACCAGAGGGAACAGTTCTTGACCCTGACGGTATTCCGGTGGCGACATCCATATACAGCGAAGACAATCCGGCAATCGCCTTTGATGGAATGAATTATTTGGCTATCTGGCAGGTCAATATAGCCGGGGATTGGAATATTTATGGAACAAGAATAGACCAAAATGGAAATGTTTTGAACCCAAATGGCTTCGCCATTTCAGAAGAGATTAACCACCAATGGTATCCTGCAGTAGCATTTGATGGAACGAATTATCTTGTAGTATGGAGTGATAGACGCAACAGCGCTTATGATCAAATATACGGCGCTCGGGTAACCCAATCCGGTGGAGTGCTTGACCCCAATGGAATTCCTATTGCCACTTCCGCCACCTACGGTCAATACTTCCCAGCGCTTGCCTTTGATGGGGTAAACTATTTTGTGGTATGGGATGATTATCGGAGCAGTTCCCATAACATCATGGGTGCCCGGGTAACCCCAGGGGGGATAGTTCTTGACCCTAACGGAAGATATGTTTCAAACGCCGCAAGGGATCAATTATATCCTGCGATCACATTTGGCGGTGAAAATTATTTTGCGACCTGGGATGATTATAGAAGTAACTCTGATTTTGACATTTACGGAGCAAGGGTAGACCCATCGGGCAATTGTTTGGATTACAATGGAATCATCATCGTTACCTCAATCAATTATCAGTACACACCTAATGTTGCCTTTGATGGTACAAACTATCTGGTGGTGTGGGAAGATTCCCGCGGAATTGCATATTCCAATATCAAGGGTGCCCGTGTGAGCCAGTCAGGGATTGTCCTTGATCCCGGCACAATCTCCATTACAACTGCTACGAATGATCAAATCTCTCCCGCCGTTGCATTTGATGGTACTAATTATCTTGTCGTCTGGGGTGACCAGAGAAATGGAGTATGGGATATTTATGGCACACGGGTGAGTCAATCCGGAACAGTTCTCAACCCTGCTGGAATTGCGATATCTACTGCGGCAAATTATCAGGAATATCCGGCTGTCGCCTTTGATGATACCAATTATCTTGTCGTCTGGCAGGACAAAAGAGGCGGTACTTATTACGATATTTATGGCACAAGGGTAACGCCCTCGGGCACGGTTTTAAATCCATCCGGAATCGGGATTTCAACCGCCGGTAATGATCAGTTGGCTCCTTCTGTCGCCTTTGATGGAACAAATTATCTGGTGGTCTGGGAGGACTATAGAAACAACTCAACCATTCCGGATATATATTGCACACGGGTAAATAGGTCCGGCACGGTTTTAAATCCTGCGGGGATTGCAGTCTCTACTGCGGCAAGCCACCAATATACCCCAAAGGTAGCATTTGGCGGGACGAATTATCTTGTGGTGTGGGCTGACAACCGGAATGGAAATTGGGATATATATGGTGCGAGAGTAACCCCTACAGGCACCGTCCTCGATCCCAATGGGATAGCGATATGTACCAATAACTCAACCCAATTGTACCCTAATGTGGCTTTCGATGGCACAAATTATATTGTCGTTTGGTCCGACGTCCGAAACGGTGATTTTGATATCTACGGAGCCCAGATTACCACAACGGGAACAGTCTTGAATACATTTGTTGTCTCATCCCGTCTGGGTAGTCAGATTGACCCAGCGCTGACCATAGGAACGGGAAATCAAATCTGCACTGTTTATTCCGGATTCACTAATGAGATAAACGGGATTCCCGTGAACACGATGCGCATCTGGTGCCATCAATACTCTTTAATTGGATTAAAAGAAAAACAGCCTCCTCTTAACCCTGCTGACAAAACCACGTTTCTGAATCTTCCCAATCCATTTAAAGAAAACACTTTGATCAAATTTCAAGTCCAGGATGCAAATTGTGAAATCTCATTAATAATTTATGATTCCCAGGGACGTCTGATTAAAAGACTCCTCTCGAAACACATGACTTTAGGAGTTTACAATATAAATTGGGATGGAACTGATGACAATGGTAAAAAGGTGGGTAGCGGCGTCTATCTCTGCTACCTGCAAAACGGACCGCATTGTAAAATAAAGCGAATGGTGTTAATAAAATAACCAAACACTAACCCCCTCCCCCTTGCCCTCTCCCCGCCTTCCTTATGCAGGGCGGGGATGTTTTTTAGGACTATTATTCATCATTGTGATTTAAAACAGTATTTATATTTATGCATTCTGCGAAATGTTGACTTTTGATTAGTCATTCAATGCATTCATGGAAATGCCAAAATAAGTCTTATGGGACCAGGCTAAGACATTGTTTTACGAAAATTCAAAGTCAATTTATTTACCTGATTCACCAGCGGGTTCTTTTTTCTTCATCAATCGCACACTATTTGAACCACATTTTGGACAGGTCCTCTCTTCAACCACTCCTTTTACATAATGCAATTTAAATTCTGCACCACACCTTAGACATTTAAAATCTGCCTCATCAGGCATAGAACCTCCAGTTTTTGTCATAATCTCATATAGTCTTATAGTCCGATGGTTTCTGACAATAGGACTATCCAACTAAAGGACTATAAGACTATGCGACCATAAGACTATCAGACTATTTTTGTTCACTCAAAACCTTAACCGTATACTCAATTTCTTCCTTCGTTACCTTCTGTCGGTGTTTTTCTATCTCAATCATTGTCCTGGCAAATCTCTGCCCTTCTGCAGCGCTGATCCATTCAAGGAATAATCTGTCAGGTCTTATCCCGAGTTTCTCCAATTTATCCCATAGTCTTTCAACCCTTTTCTGTGTCCAGCGATTCGCATCAATATAATGGCAATCAACAAAATGGCAACCCGAAACCACCACAATCGGAGCGCCCTTCTTGAAGGCATATAATACCCAATCCTCGTCAACCCTGCCACTGCACATCGTTCTTATCAAGCGCGCGCTCGGTGGATACTGCAACCTCGCCCCGCCACATGTATCCGCACCCGCATAAGAACACCAGTTGCAGGCGAAGACAATGATTTTATCCTGCGGGTCTTCTTCAAGATAGGCATCAATCATTGCATATACCTGTTCATCAGTAAAATGCCGCATCTTTATCGCACCGAACCGGCATTCAGCACCACAGGTTCCGCAACCCTTGCACATCGCCTCAATCAATTCTATTGTTTTCTTTTTCGGCTCAACCTTTATTGCCTTATATGGACATACCTGGGCACAGATTGTGCAGAACCTACATATATCTGGATTTATTACTGAAGTAATTGCTTCAAGTTTTATCTTGCCCGCAGAGAGAATTGTCATTGCCCTTGATGCCGCTGCGCTTGCCTGCGTTACCGAATCCTTTACATCCTTGGGTGCCTCAGCACAGCCCGCAAAGAATACACCGCTTGTTGGTGCATCAACCGGCTTTAATTTCGGATGTGCCTCCATAAAGAATCCATCCGGTGTTTTAGAGAGCGTTAGTAATTTCTGAACTTGAGGCATATCGTGTCTTGGGATAACTCCAACTGAGAGAACAACCATATCAAGTTCATGCTCGGTGATTCTATTCGTTGTGGTATCTTCCACCATTACCTTTAAATTTTTTGTTATTGGGTCTTCAACAATCTCACCCGGAATTCCCCTAATATATTGAACCCCGGCCTCCTTGCTTCTTTTAAACAAATCCTCAAAACCTTTACCAAATGCCCTGATATCAATATAAAAAACCTTTGCCTCCACATCGGGATAATGGTCTTTCAAGAGTAGAGTGTCTTTAACGGTATTCATACAACAGATATTGCTACAATATGGCTTACCACGTTTTTCTGAACGGGAACCAACACACTGGATAAAACCGACGGTCTTAGGACGTTTCTTGTCACTCGGTCTGATAAAATGACCATCCGATGGTCCACCTGCGGAAATAAGCCTCTCAAACTCCATGCTGGTAATGACATTTTGGTATTTAGTATAACCATACTCATCGAGTTCAGTAGGATCATAAACATCCATTCCGGTCGCAACGATCACAACACCGGTATCAAATTCTACGATTTCATCTTGCATATCATAATTTATACATTTCTTATCACACTTCTCAGCACACTTGCCACAGGCGATAGGATTTGTGCCAAGGCAGGCCTTCATATCAATCAGATATGCAGAAGGAACCGCCTGAGCAAAGGGGATATATATCGCCTTTCTTAATGATAAACCTAATTGATATTCATCAGGGACTGCTACTGGACAGACCTTGGCACATTCGCCGCAGGCAGTACACTGTGTCTCATCAACATAGCGCGCCTTTTTCCGCACGCGCACATGGAAGTTACCGATATATCCAGATATTGACTCTACTTCACTATAGGCAAGTAATTTGATGTTTGGATGTCGACCGACATCCATCATCTTGGGACCGAGGATTCATATCGCACAGTCCATCGTGGGATAGGTCTTCGCCAGTTGTGCCATCAAACCGCCCAATGAAGGCTCTTTTTCAACAAGATAGACCCTTACTCCGGCATCAGCCAAATCCAGTGCTGCCTGCATTCCGGCAACACCCCCACCAATCACCAAAGCCGCCCTCGTTACGGGGATTTCCCTTTCTTCTTGTGGCTCTAAAAACCGTGCTCGTGCTATATATGCCTTCACAATATCATA comes from candidate division WOR-3 bacterium and encodes:
- a CDS encoding FlgD immunoglobulin-like domain containing protein codes for the protein MRHKSFLLSSVLISILCALTVPKSTYGEFLIDTSTVFLPAPYDQKSSGVAYDGTNYMVVWADWRSSDANIYCARVNTSGQLLDLNGIVISSAPSNQKDPAIAFDGNNYLVVWADERNQSSSYTDIYCARVSTTGTVLDPNGIPISTAASNQVSPAVAFDGTNYLVVWADYRNGNNPDIYGARITPEGTVLDPDGIPVATSIYSEDNPAIAFDGMNYLAIWQVNIAGDWNIYGTRIDQNGNVLNPNGFAISEEINHQWYPAVAFDGTNYLVVWSDRRNSAYDQIYGARVTQSGGVLDPNGIPIATSATYGQYFPALAFDGVNYFVVWDDYRSSSHNIMGARVTPGGIVLDPNGRYVSNAARDQLYPAITFGGENYFATWDDYRSNSDFDIYGARVDPSGNCLDYNGIIIVTSINYQYTPNVAFDGTNYLVVWEDSRGIAYSNIKGARVSQSGIVLDPGTISITTATNDQISPAVAFDGTNYLVVWGDQRNGVWDIYGTRVSQSGTVLNPAGIAISTAANYQEYPAVAFDDTNYLVVWQDKRGGTYYDIYGTRVTPSGTVLNPSGIGISTAGNDQLAPSVAFDGTNYLVVWEDYRNNSTIPDIYCTRVNRSGTVLNPAGIAVSTAASHQYTPKVAFGGTNYLVVWADNRNGNWDIYGARVTPTGTVLDPNGIAICTNNSTQLYPNVAFDGTNYIVVWSDVRNGDFDIYGAQITTTGTVLNTFVVSSRLGSQIDPALTIGTGNQICTVYSGFTNEINGIPVNTMRIWCHQYSLIGLKEKQPPLNPADKTTFLNLPNPFKENTLIKFQVQDANCEISLIIYDSQGRLIKRLLSKHMTLGVYNINWDGTDDNGKKVGSGVYLCYLQNGPHCKIKRMVLIK
- the hdrA2 gene encoding CoB-CoM heterodisulfide reductase HdrA2, which translates into the protein MPEDDLRIGVFVCECGTNIAGSVDVDTVVEKAKGLKDVVYAVKNRYMCSEPGQAEIKKAIVEQKLNRVVVAACSPRMHETTFRNCVSSVGLNPYLVDMANIREHCSWVHMGDRERATAKAYDIVKAYIARARFLEPQEEREIPVTRAALVIGGGVAGMQAALDLADAGVRVYLVEKEPSLGGLMAQLAKTYPTMDCAIUILGPKMMDVGRHPNIKLLAYSEVESISGYIGNFHVRVRKKARYVDETQCTACGECAKVCPVAVPDEYQLGLSLRKAIYIPFAQAVPSAYLIDMKACLGTNPIACGKCAEKCDKKCINYDMQDEIVEFDTGVVIVATGMDVYDPTELDEYGYTKYQNVITSMEFERLISAGGPSDGHFIRPSDKKRPKTVGFIQCVGSRSEKRGKPYCSNICCMNTVKDTLLLKDHYPDVEAKVFYIDIRAFGKGFEDLFKRSKEAGVQYIRGIPGEIVEDPITKNLKVMVEDTTTNRITEHELDMVVLSVGVIPRHDMPQVQKLLTLSKTPDGFFMEAHPKLKPVDAPTSGVFFAGCAEAPKDVKDSVTQASAAASRAMTILSAGKIKLEAITSVINPDICRFCTICAQVCPYKAIKVEPKKKTIELIEAMCKGCGTCGAECRFGAIKMRHFTDEQVYAMIDAYLEEDPQDKIIVFACNWCSYAGADTCGGARLQYPPSARLIRTMCSGRVDEDWVLYAFKKGAPIVVVSGCHFVDCHYIDANRWTQKRVERLWDKLEKLGIRPDRLFLEWISAAEGQRFARTMIEIEKHRQKVTKEEIEYTVKVLSEQK